The Prionailurus bengalensis isolate Pbe53 chromosome A3, Fcat_Pben_1.1_paternal_pri, whole genome shotgun sequence genome includes a window with the following:
- the HSPA12B gene encoding heat shock 70 kDa protein 12B, whose translation MLAVPEMGLQGLYIGSSPERSPVPSPPGSPRTQESCGIAPLTPSQSPKPEARAPQHAPFSVVVAIDFGTTSSGYAFSFASDPEAIHMMRKWEGGDPGVAHQKTPTCLLLTPEGAFHSFGYTARDYYHDLDPEEARDWLYFEKFKMKIHSATDLTLKTQLEAVNGKKMPALEVFAHALRFFKEHALQELREQCPSLPEKDTVRWVLTVPAIWKQPAKQFMREAAYLAGLVSREDADQLLIALEPEAASVYCRKLRLHQLVDLSSRAPGSGRLGERRSIDSSFRQAREQLRRSRHSRTFLVESGVGELWAEMQAGDRYVVADCGGGTVDLTVHQLEQPHGTLKELYKASGGPYGAVGVDLAFEQLLGRIFGEDFIATFKRQRPAAWVDLTIAFEARKRTAGPHRAGALNISLPFSFIDFYRKQRGHNVETALRRSSVNFVKWSSQGMLRMTCEAMNELFQPTVSGIIQHIEALLARPEVQGVKLLFLVGGFAESAVLQHAVQAALGARGLRVVVPHDVGLTILKGAVLFGQAPGVVRVRRSPLTYGVGVLNRFVAGRHPPEKLLVRDGRRWCTDVFERFVAAEQSVALGEEVRRSYCPARPGQRRVLINLYCCAAEDARFITDPGVRKCGALSLELEPYDGASSGRREIRAAMQFGDTEIKVTAVDVSTNRSVRAAIDFLSN comes from the exons ATGCTGGCTGTCCCAGAGATGGGCCTGCAAGGGCTGTACATTG GCTCTAGCCCTGAGCGGTCCCCCGTGCCCAGCCCGCCCGGCTCCCCAAGGACCCAGGAAAGCTGTGGCATTGCCCCCCTCACACCCTCGCAGTCTCCA AAGCCCGAGGCCCGAGCCCCGCAGCATGCTCCCTTCTCTGTGGTGGTGGCCATTGACTTTGGCACCACCTCCAGTGGCTATGCCTTCAGCTTTGCCAGTGATCCTGAAGCCATCCACATGATGAG GAAATGGGAGGGCGGGGATCCAGGAGTGGCCCACCAGAAGACCCCCACCTGCCTGCTGTTGACCCCGGAGGGCGCCTTTCACAGCTTTGGCTACACTGCCCGCGATTACTACCATGATCTGGACCCTGAGGAGGCCCGGGACTGGCTCTATTTCGAGAAGTTCAAGATGAAGATCCACAGCGCCACT GATCTCACCCTGAAGACCCAGCTAGAGGCcgtaaatggaaagaaaatgcctGCCCTGGAGGTGTTCGCCCATGCCCTACGCTTCTTCAAGGAGCATGCCCTTCAG gagctgagggagcagtgcCCATCGCTGCCAGAGAAGGACACCGTGCGCTGGGTGTTGACGGTGCCTGCCATCTGGAAACAGCCTGCCAAGCAGTTCATGCGTGAGGCTGCCTACCTG GCTGGCCTGGTGTCGAGGGAGGATGCAGACCAACTACTCATCGCCCTGGAGCCAGAGGCTGCCTCTGTCTATTGCCGCAAGCTGCGTCTACACCAGCTCGTGGACCTAAGCAGCCGGGCTCCAGGCAGTGGACGCCTGGGTGAGCGCCGCTCCATCGATTCCAGCTTCCGGCAGG CCCGCGAGCAGCTGCGCCGGTCCCGCCACAGCCGCACGTTCCTGGTGGAGTCCGGCGTGGGAGAGCTGTGGGCAGAGATGcaagcag GAGACCGCTACGTGGTGGCAGACTGCGGGGGAGGCACGGTGGACCTGACCGTGCACCAGCTGGAGCAGCCGCATGGCACGCTAAAGGAACTCTACAAGGCATCTG GCGGCCCCTATGGCGCGGTGGGCGTGGACCTGGCTTTTGAGCAGCTGCTGGGCCGCATCTTTGGAGAAGACTTCATCGCCACCTTCAAAAGGCAACGCCCGGCAGCCTGGGTGGATCTGACCATCGCCTTTGAGGCCCGCAAACGCACGGCAGGCCCACACCGTGCAGGGGCACTCAACATCTCGCTGCCTTTCTCCTTCATTGACTTCTACCGCAAGCAGCGAGGCCACAACGTGGAGACAGCCCTGCGCCGGAGCAG CGTGAACTTCGTGAAGTGGTCCTCACAGGGGATGCTCAGGATGACTTGTGAGGCCATGAACGAGCTCTTTCAGCCCACGGTCAGTGGGATCATCCAGCACATAG AGGCGCTGCTGGCACGGCCCGAGGTGCAGGGCGTGAAGCTGCTGTTCCTGGTGGGCGGCTTTGCCGAGTCGGCTGTGCTGCAGCACGCGGTGCAGGCGGCGCTGGGCGCCCGCGGCCTGCGTGTGGTGGTCCCGCACGACGTGGGCCTCACCATCCTCAAGGGCGCGGTGCTGTTCGGGCAAGCGCCGGGAGTGGTGCGGGTGCGCCGCTCGCCGCTCACCTACGGCGTAGGCGTGCTCAACCGATTCGTGGCTGGGCGCCACCCGCCCGAGAAACTGCTGGTCCGCGACGGCCGCCGCTGGTGCACCGACGTCTTCGAGCGCTTCGTGGCCGCCGAGCAGTCGGTGGCCCTGGGTGAGGAGGTGCGGCGCAGCTATTGCCCGGCGCGCCCGGGCCAGCGGCGCGTGCTCATCAACCTGTACTGCTGCGCCGCCGAGGACGCGCGCTTCATCACAGACCCCGGCGTGCGCAAGTGCGGCGCGCTCAGCCTGGAGCTAGAGCCCTACGACGGTGCGTCCTCCGGCCGCCGCGAGATCCGCGCCGCCATGCAGTTTGGCGACACCGAGATTAAGGTCACCGCCGTCGACGTCAGCACCAATCGCTCCGTGCGCGCCGCCATCGACTTTCTTTCCAACTGA
- the CA3H20orf27 gene encoding UPF0687 protein C20orf27 homolog — protein MAAANKGNKPRVRSIRFAAGHDPEGSQSHVHFDEKLHDSVVMVTQESDSSFLVKVGFLKILHRYEITFTLPPVHRLSKDVREAPVPSLHLKLLSVMPIPEGYSVKCEYSAHKEGVLKEEMLLACEGGTGTCVRVTVQARVMDRHHGTPMLLDGVKCVGAELEYDSEHSDWHGFD, from the exons ATGGCTGCAGCCAACAAGG GCAACAAGCCCAGAGTCCGGAGTATCCGCTTTGCGGCAGGCCATGATCCAGAAGGTTCCCAGAGCCATGTACACTTTGATGAGAAGCTGCATGACTCCGTGGTCATGGTCACCCAGGAGAGCGACAGCAGCTTTCTGGTCAAG GTTGGCTTCCTGAAGATCTTGCACAGGTATGAGATTACCTTCACTCTGCCCCCGGTGCACAGGCTGAGCAAGGACGTCCGAGAAGCACCTGTCCCTAGCCTACACCTCAAGCTCCTCAGCGTCATGCCCATCCCAGAAG GTTACAGCGTCAAGTGTGAATACTCGGCACACAAAGAGGGAGTCCTCAAGGAGGAGATGCTGCTAGCCTGTGAAGGTGGCACCGGCACCTGTGTGCGAGTGACCGTGCAAGCGCGAGTCATGG ACCGACACCATGGCACACCCATGCTGCTTGATGGGGTCAAGTGCGTGGGTGCCGAGCTAGAATACGACTCAGAGCACAGCGACTGGCACGGCTTTGACTGA
- the SPEF1 gene encoding sperm flagellar protein 1, which translates to MAGSVDEEALHQLYLWVDNIPLSRPKRNLSRDFSDGVLVAEVIKFYFPKMVEMHNYVPANSLQQKLNNWGHLNRKVLNKLNFSVPEDVMRKIAQCAPGVVELVLIPLRQRLEERQRRRKQGAGSLQELAPQDGTGYMDVGLSQKTRGEGAPDPQGGGQLR; encoded by the exons ATGGCTGGCAGCGTGGACGAGGAGGCGTTGCACCAGCTGTACCTGTGGGTAGACAACATTCCCCTATCCCGGCCCAAGAGAAATCTCTCCAGGGACTTCAGTGATGGAG TCCTGGTCGCAGAAGTCATCAAGTTTTACTTCCCCAAGATGGTGGAGATGCACAATTATGTCCCTGCCAACTCTCTTCAACAGAAGCTCAACAACTGGGGTCACCTAAACAG GAAGGTGCTGAACAAGCTGAACTTCTCGGTACCAGAGGACGTGATGCGCAAGATCGCGCAATGCGCGCCAGGCGTGGTGGAGTTAGTGCTCATTCCGCTGAGGCAGCGCCTGGAGGAGCGCCAGAGGCGCAGGAAGCAGGGCGCGGGCTCCTTACAG GAACTGGCTCCCCAGGATGGCACTGGCTACATGGATGTGG GTTTGTCCCAGAAGACCCGAGGGGAAGGTGCCCCGGACCCCCAGGGAGGAGGGCAGCTCAGGTAA
- the CENPB gene encoding major centromere autoantigen B, giving the protein MGPKRRQLTFREKSRIIQEVEENPDLRKGEIARRFNIPPSTLSTILKNKRAILASERKYGVASTCRKTNKLSPYDKLEGLLIAWFQQIRAAGLPVKGIILKEKALRIAEELGMDDFTASNGWLDRFRRRHGVVSCSGVARARSRSAAPRPPAAPASPPAVPSEGSGGGSTGWRAREEQPPSVAEGYASQDVFSAIETSLWYDFLPDQAAGLCGSDGRARRATQRLSVLLCANADGSEKLPPLVAGKSAKPRAGQAGLPCDYTANSKGGVTTQALAKYLKALDTRMAAESRRVLLLAGRLAAQSLDTSGLRHVQLAFFPPGTVQPLERGVVQQVKGHYRQAMLLKAMAALEGQDRSGLQLGLMEALHFVAAAWQAVEPSDIAACFREAGFGGGPNATITTALKSEGEEEEEEEEEEEEEEEEEEEGEGEEEEEEEEGEEEEGGEGEELGEEEEVEEEGDVDDSDEEEEEEEEESSSEGLEAEDWAQGVVEAGGSFGGYSAQEEAQCPTLHFLEGEEDSESDSEEEEEDEDDEEDEDDEDEEEDGDEVPVPSFGEAMAYFAMVKRYLTSFPIDDRVQSHILHLEHDLVHVTRKNHARQAGVRGLGHQS; this is encoded by the coding sequence ATGGGCCCCAAGCGGCGGCAGCTGACGTTCCGGGAGAAGTCGCGGATCAtccaggaggtggaggagaaCCCGGACTTGCGCAAGGGCGAGATCGCGCGGCGCTTCAACATCCCGCCGTCCACGCTGAGCACCATCCTGAAGAACAAGCGCGCCATCCTGGCGTCGGAGCGCAAGTACGGTGTGGCCTCCACCTGCCGCAAGACCAACAAGCTGTCCCCCTACGACAAGCTCGAGGGGCTGCTCATCGCCTGGTTCCAGCAGATCCGCGCCGCTGGCCTACCCGTCAAGGGCATCATCCTCAAGGAGAAGGCGCTGCGTATAGCCGAGGAGCTGGGCATGGACGACTTCACCGCCTCCAACGGTTGGCTGGACCGCTTCCGCCGGCGCCACGGTGTGGTGTCCTGCAGCGGTGTGGCCCGCGCCCGGTCGCGCAGTGCTGCTCCCCGGCCCCCAGCGGCTCCCGCCAGCCCACCTGCGGTGCCCTCGGAGGGCAGCGGCGGGGGTTCGACGGGCTGGCGCGCTCGGGAGGAGCAGCCGCCGTCGGTGGCCGAGGGCTACGCCTCCCAGGACGTGTTCAGCGCCATTGAGACCAGTCTGTGGTACGACTTCCTGCCCGACCAGGCTGCGGGGCTGTGCGGCAGCGATGGACGGGCGCGCAGGGCCACCCAGCGCCTGAGCGTCCTGCTGTGCGCCAACGCAGACGGTAGCGAGAAGCTGCCCCCGCTTGTGGCCGGCAAGTCGGCCAAGCCCCGTGCAGGCCAAGCCGGCCTGCCTTGCGACTACACTGCCAACTCTAAGGGTGGTGTCACCACGCAGGCCCTGGCCAAGTACCTGAAGGCCCTGGACACTCGCATGGCTGCAGAGTCTCGCCGAGTCCTGCTACTGGCCGGCCGCCTGGCTGCCCAATCCCTGGATACCTCCGGCCTGCGGCATGTACAGCTGGCCTTCTTCCCACCGGGCACCGTGCAGCCGCTGGAGCGGGGAGTGGTCCAACAGGTGAAGGGCCACTACCGCCAGGCTATGCTACTCAAGGCCATGGCCGCACTAGAGGGCCAGGATCGTTCAGGCCTGCAGCTAGGTTTGATGGAGGCCTTGCACTTCGTGGCTGCCGCCTGGCAGGCAGTGGAGCCTTCGGACATAGCTGCCTGCTTTCGTGAGGCTGGCTTCGGGGGTGGCCCAAATGCCACCATCACCACTGCCCTCAAGAgtgagggggaggaagaggaggaggaggaagaggaggaagaagaagaggaggaagaggaagaggagggtgaaggggaggaggaggaggaggaagaagagggtgaggaggaggaagggggggaaggagaggagttgggggaggaagaggaggtggaagaggagggtGATGTTGATGACAgtgatgaagaggaggaggaagaggaggaagagagctcCTCTGAGGGCTTGGAGGCTGAGGACTGGGCCCAGGGGGTAGTAGAAGCTGGTGGCAGCTTCGGGGGCTACAGTGCCCAGGAGGAGGCCCAGTGCCCTACTCTCCATTTCCTGGAAGGTGAAGAGGACTCTGAGTCTGacagtgaggaagaggaggaagatgaggatgATGAGGAGGATGAAGATGATGAAGATGAGGAGGAAGATGGTGATGAGGTGCCTGTGCCCAGCTTTGGGGAGGCCATGGCTTACTTCGCTATGGTCAAGAGGTACCTGACTTCCTTCCCCATTGATGACCGTGTGCAGAGCCACATCCTTCATTTGGAACACGATCTGGTCCACGTGACCAGGAAGAACCATGCCCGGCAGGCAGGAGTTCGGGGTCTTGGACATCAGAGCTGA